In Passer domesticus isolate bPasDom1 chromosome 32, bPasDom1.hap1, whole genome shotgun sequence, the following are encoded in one genomic region:
- the UFC1 gene encoding ubiquitin-fold modifier-conjugating enzyme 1 isoform X1, which translates to MADAAARRAVAELPLLRAPAGPRDREGWAERLREEYRALIQYVENNKRADTDWFRLESNPEGTRWSGRCWYIHELLRYEFSIEFEIPVTYPGTAPEIAIPELDGKTAKMYRGGKICLSDHFKPLWARNVPKFGLAHLMALGLGPWLAVEIPDLISKGLIQHKDK; encoded by the exons ATGGCGGacgcggcggcgcggcgggcggtGGCGGAGCTGCCGCTGCTGCGGGCACCCGCGGGGCCGCGGGACCGCGAGGGCTGGGCCGAGCGGCTGCGAGAGGAGTACCGGGCGCTCATCCAG TACGTGGAGAACAACAAACGCGCCGACACCGACTGGTTCCGCCTGGAGTCCAACCCCGAGGGCACCCG ctggtCGGGCAGGTGCTGGTACATCCATGAGCTGCTCAGGTACGAGTTCAGCATCGAGTTCGAG ATCCCGGTGACGTACCCGGGCACCGCCCCCGAAATCGCCATCCCCGAGCTGGACGGGAAAACCGCCAAGATGTAccg GGGGGGTAAGATCTGCCTCAGTGACCACTTCAAGCCCCTGTGGGCCAGGAACGTGCCCAAGTTCGGGCTGGCACACCTGATGGCACTGGGG ctcgGGCCCTGGCTGGCCGTGGAGATCCCGGACCTGATCTCCAAAGGCCTCATCCAGCACAAGGACAAGTGA
- the B4GALT3 gene encoding LOW QUALITY PROTEIN: beta-1,4-galactosyltransferase 3 (The sequence of the model RefSeq protein was modified relative to this genomic sequence to represent the inferred CDS: deleted 1 base in 1 codon) gives MLRRLLERPCSLALLVGCQFAFVAYFSLGGFRNLTALFARSAGPAVDYSRPHDVYANLSRVGARARYGSGAAEPPDPARPLPFCPERSPFLVGPLAVSFSRAPSLEQIRAKNPGVQRGGRYRPPQCEARSRTAVIVPHRHREAHLGHLLYYLHPFLQRQQLHYGIYVVHQAGNCTFNRAKLLNVGVKEALKDEDWDCLFLHDVDLIPENDHNLYTCDPWNPKHASVAMNKFGYSLPYPQYFGGVSALTPDQYMKINGFPNEYWGWGGEDDDIATRVRLAGMKISRPPVSIGHYKMVKHKSDKGNEENPHRFDLLVRTQRTWTQDGMNSLSYALLARELRPLYTNLTADIGCDPRGRPRAPQSRFRQEMLRKPPRGDLPPLALSLSPPRPPLGGNGSAAPPRAEGTARGQREGTVTAGGGNQSVAPPP, from the exons GGCCGTGCTCGCTGGCGCTGCTGGTCGGGTGCCAGTTCGCCTTCGTGGCCTATTTCTCGCTGGGCGGGTTCCGGAACCTCACGGCGCTCTTCGCCCGCTCCGCCGGTCCCGCCGTGGATTATTCCCGGCCCCACGACGTGTACGCCAACCTCAGCCGCGTCGGGGCCCGCGCTCGCTAC GGGAGCGGCGCCGCCGAGCCGCCGGACCCCGCACGGCCGCTGCCGTTCTGCCCGGAGAGATCGCCGTTCCTCG TGGGCCCCCTGGCCGTCTCCTTCTCGCGGGCGCCGTCGCTGGAGCAGATCCGGGCCAAGAACCCGGGGGTGCAGCGGGGGGGGCGCTACCGGCCCCCCCAGTGCGAGGCGCGCTCGCGCACCGCCGTCATCGTCCCCCACCGCCACCGCGAGGCCCACCTGGGCCACCTGCTCTACTACCTGCACCCCTTCCTGCAGCGCCAGCAGCTGCACTACGGCATCTACGTGGTGCACCAG gccgGGAACTGCACGTTTAACCGTGCCAAGCTGCTGAACGTGGGCGTGAAGGAGGCCCTGAAGGACGAGGACTGGGACTGCCTGTTCCTGCACGACGTGGACCTGATCCCCGAGAACGACCACAACCTGTACACCTGCGACCCCTGGAACCCCAAACACGCCTCCGTGGCCATGAACAAATTCGGCTACAG cctgccctACCCGCAGTATTTCGGGGGGGTCTCGGCGCTGACCCCCGACCAGTACATGAAGATCAACGGGTTCCCCAACGAGtactggggctgggggggagaGGACGATGACATCGCCACCAG GGTGCGCCTGGCCGGGATGAAGATCTCCCGCCCGCCCGTCTCCATCGGCCACTACAAGATGGTCAAACACAAGAGCGACAAAGGCAACGAGGAGAACCCGCACAG GTTCGACCTGCTGGTGCGGACGCAGCGCACGTGGACGCAGGACGGGATGAACTCGCTGAGCTACGCGCTGCTGGCGCGGGAGCTGCGCCCGCTCTACACCAACCTGACGGCCGACATCGGCTGCGACCCCCGCGgccgcccccgcgccccccAGAGCCGCTTCCGCCAGGAGATGCTGCGCAAGCCCCCCCGCGGGGACCTGCCCCCGCTGGCCTTGTCGCTGTCGCCTCCCCGCCCGCCCCTGGGCGGCAacggcagcgcggccccgccccgagcggaggggacagcgaggggacagcgCGAGGGGACGGTGACAGCGGGGGGGGGCAACCAGAGCGTGGCACCCCCGCCCTGA
- the UFC1 gene encoding ubiquitin-fold modifier-conjugating enzyme 1 isoform X2 — translation MADAAARRAVAELPLLRAPAGPRDREGWAERLREEYRALIQYVENNKRADTDWFRLESNPEGTRWSGRCWYIHELLRYEFSIEFEIPVTYPGTAPEIAIPELDGKTAKMGGKICLSDHFKPLWARNVPKFGLAHLMALGLGPWLAVEIPDLISKGLIQHKDK, via the exons ATGGCGGacgcggcggcgcggcgggcggtGGCGGAGCTGCCGCTGCTGCGGGCACCCGCGGGGCCGCGGGACCGCGAGGGCTGGGCCGAGCGGCTGCGAGAGGAGTACCGGGCGCTCATCCAG TACGTGGAGAACAACAAACGCGCCGACACCGACTGGTTCCGCCTGGAGTCCAACCCCGAGGGCACCCG ctggtCGGGCAGGTGCTGGTACATCCATGAGCTGCTCAGGTACGAGTTCAGCATCGAGTTCGAG ATCCCGGTGACGTACCCGGGCACCGCCCCCGAAATCGCCATCCCCGAGCTGGACGGGAAAACCGCCAAGAT GGGGGGTAAGATCTGCCTCAGTGACCACTTCAAGCCCCTGTGGGCCAGGAACGTGCCCAAGTTCGGGCTGGCACACCTGATGGCACTGGGG ctcgGGCCCTGGCTGGCCGTGGAGATCCCGGACCTGATCTCCAAAGGCCTCATCCAGCACAAGGACAAGTGA
- the PPOX gene encoding protoporphyrinogen oxidase isoform X2, whose translation MPPTVAVVGGGISGLAACYHLLRAPRPPKVVLLEASGRFGGWLQSTRTPEGAVFEHGPRGVRPAGPAGAETLRMVSELGLAGDILAVPRDHPAARNRFLYLGGALHPLPSGLRPVLRAVPPFPRALLWSALRDLLTPRGTGPDESAHAFARRRFGPEVAELAVDSLCRGVFAGDSRALSVRSCFPALFQAERQRGSVLLGLALPHGVAAGDSEAGPPAGLAGRARAERWSQWSLRGGMESLARALVAFVSPRGAELRCHSPLTHLGRHRGRWQGFGHLVPSSEDPALLGVVYDSVAFPEHDGTPATPGTPSLRLTVMLGGAWFRQSFGDPALVAPELLLRRARAAVSDHLGLAGTPARAIVRVQQDCIPQYTLGHWERLERIQRFLKEQELPLSLIGASYSGVSVNDCIASAKAAAARILGSLPEP comes from the exons ATGCCGCCCACCGTGGCCGTCGTGGGCGGCGGCATCAGCGGCCTGGCCGCCTGCTACCACCTGCtgcgcgccccccgcccgcccaaG gtggtgctgctggaggccAGCGGCCGGTTCGGGGGGTGGCTGCAGAGCACGCGGACCCCCGAGGGCGCCGTGTTCGAGCACGGCCCGAGGGGCGTCCGGCCCGCGGGGCCCGCGGGGGCCGAGACCCTGCGCATG GTGTCGGAGCTGGGGCTGGCCGGTGAcatcctggctgtccccagggaccACCCGGCGGCACGGAACCGCTTCCTGTACCTGGGGGGGGCCCTGCACCCCCTGCCCTCGGGGCTGCG gccgGTGCTGCGTGCCGTGCCCCCGTTCCCGCGGGCCCTGCTCTGGAGCGCTCTGCGGGATCTGCTGACCCCGCGGGGGACGGGCCCTGACGAGAGCGCCCACGCCTTCGCCCGGCGCCGCTTCGGGCCCGAG gtggcCGAGCTGGCCGTGGACTCGCTGTGCCGGGGGGTGTTTGCCGGGGACAGCCGGGCCCTGAGCGTGCGCAGCTGCTTCCCCGCGCTGTTCCAGGCCGAGAGACAGCggggctctgtcctgctggggctggcactgccacacg GTGTGGCCGCAGGTGACAGCGAGGCGGGGCCGCcggcggggctggcagggcggGCTCGGGCCGAGCGCTGGAGCCAGTGGTCGCTGCGGGGCGGGATGGAGTCCCTGGCGCGCGCCTTGGTGGCCTTCGTGTCCCCGCGCGGCGCCGAGCTGCGCTGCCACTCGCCCCTGACGCACCTGGGCCGCCACCGCGGCCGCTGGCAG GGCTTTGGCCACCTGGTGCCATCCTCCGAGGACCCGGCGCTCCTGGGCGTCGTCTACGACTCGGTGGCGTTCCCGGAGCACGACGGGACCCCCgcgacccccgggaccccctcGCTGCGGCTGACg GTGATGCTGGGCGGGGCCTGGTTCCGGCAGAGCTTTGGGGACCCCGCGCTGGTGGccccggagctgctgctgcGCCGGGCACGGGCGGCCGTGAGCGACCACCTGGGGCTGGCCGGGACCCCCGCCCGCGCCATCGTCAGGGTGCAGCAG gaCTGCATCCCCCAGTACAcgctggggcactgggagcgCCTCG AGCGCATCCAGCGCTTCctgaaggagcaggagctgcccctgagccTCATCGGCGCCTCCTACTCCGGGGTCTCCGTCAACGACTGCATCGCCAGCGCCAAGGCGGCCGCGGCgcggattttggggtccctccccGAGCCCTGA
- the PPOX gene encoding protoporphyrinogen oxidase isoform X1, translated as MPPTVAVVGGGISGLAACYHLLRAPRPPKVVLLEASGRFGGWLQSTRTPEGAVFEHGPRGVRPAGPAGAETLRMVSELGLAGDILAVPRDHPAARNRFLYLGGALHPLPSGLRPVLRAVPPFPRALLWSALRDLLTPRGTGPDESAHAFARRRFGPEVAELAVDSLCRGVFAGDSRALSVRSCFPALFQAERQRGSVLLGLALPHGVAAGDSEAGPPAGLAGRARAERWSQWSLRGGMESLARALVAFVSPRGAELRCHSPLTHLGRHRGRWQLTLPDATLSADHVVSALPASALARALPAEAEPLARELRAIPAASVAVVNLQYEGAALPVTGFGHLVPSSEDPALLGVVYDSVAFPEHDGTPATPGTPSLRLTVMLGGAWFRQSFGDPALVAPELLLRRARAAVSDHLGLAGTPARAIVRVQQDCIPQYTLGHWERLERIQRFLKEQELPLSLIGASYSGVSVNDCIASAKAAAARILGSLPEP; from the exons ATGCCGCCCACCGTGGCCGTCGTGGGCGGCGGCATCAGCGGCCTGGCCGCCTGCTACCACCTGCtgcgcgccccccgcccgcccaaG gtggtgctgctggaggccAGCGGCCGGTTCGGGGGGTGGCTGCAGAGCACGCGGACCCCCGAGGGCGCCGTGTTCGAGCACGGCCCGAGGGGCGTCCGGCCCGCGGGGCCCGCGGGGGCCGAGACCCTGCGCATG GTGTCGGAGCTGGGGCTGGCCGGTGAcatcctggctgtccccagggaccACCCGGCGGCACGGAACCGCTTCCTGTACCTGGGGGGGGCCCTGCACCCCCTGCCCTCGGGGCTGCG gccgGTGCTGCGTGCCGTGCCCCCGTTCCCGCGGGCCCTGCTCTGGAGCGCTCTGCGGGATCTGCTGACCCCGCGGGGGACGGGCCCTGACGAGAGCGCCCACGCCTTCGCCCGGCGCCGCTTCGGGCCCGAG gtggcCGAGCTGGCCGTGGACTCGCTGTGCCGGGGGGTGTTTGCCGGGGACAGCCGGGCCCTGAGCGTGCGCAGCTGCTTCCCCGCGCTGTTCCAGGCCGAGAGACAGCggggctctgtcctgctggggctggcactgccacacg GTGTGGCCGCAGGTGACAGCGAGGCGGGGCCGCcggcggggctggcagggcggGCTCGGGCCGAGCGCTGGAGCCAGTGGTCGCTGCGGGGCGGGATGGAGTCCCTGGCGCGCGCCTTGGTGGCCTTCGTGTCCCCGCGCGGCGCCGAGCTGCGCTGCCACTCGCCCCTGACGCACCTGGGCCGCCACCGCGGCCGCTGGCAG CTCACGCTGCCCGATGCCACCCTCTCGGCCGATCACGTTGTCAGCGCCCTCCCGGCCTCAG CGCTGGCGCGGGCGCTGCCGGCCGAGGCGGAGCCGCTGGCCCGGGAGCTCCGCGCGATCCCGGCCGCCTCCGTGGCCGTGGTCAACCTGCAGTACGAGGGGGCCGCGCTGCCCGTCACG GGCTTTGGCCACCTGGTGCCATCCTCCGAGGACCCGGCGCTCCTGGGCGTCGTCTACGACTCGGTGGCGTTCCCGGAGCACGACGGGACCCCCgcgacccccgggaccccctcGCTGCGGCTGACg GTGATGCTGGGCGGGGCCTGGTTCCGGCAGAGCTTTGGGGACCCCGCGCTGGTGGccccggagctgctgctgcGCCGGGCACGGGCGGCCGTGAGCGACCACCTGGGGCTGGCCGGGACCCCCGCCCGCGCCATCGTCAGGGTGCAGCAG gaCTGCATCCCCCAGTACAcgctggggcactgggagcgCCTCG AGCGCATCCAGCGCTTCctgaaggagcaggagctgcccctgagccTCATCGGCGCCTCCTACTCCGGGGTCTCCGTCAACGACTGCATCGCCAGCGCCAAGGCGGCCGCGGCgcggattttggggtccctccccGAGCCCTGA
- the USP21 gene encoding ubiquitin carboxyl-terminal hydrolase 21: MPQASEHRLGRARDPGAVVTAQPRAGSRLPSGHRALSQERHAAPNGLSPAPKLRLLPPRPPPPPDDPRPKKLELERGRAAKRGDAAPRGPGGRRGPLKADHGVRVPGGAPQVPGSASFSLPSAAERRRSNLARSKSISIGDLSQGGGGGVAGVPSRAEDVAVALSRLVLRDCGHPLGAGALALRRSSSLRRVAVAAGPDGKGTPPLLSVRPEGGPRARSDPPFGPGSPAPGRTEDKAAATHHALLLGSGHVGLRNLGNTCFMNAVLQCLSSTKPLRDYCLRRDFQQEQPPGPRAPQELTEAFADVIAALWHPDSSEAVNPGRFKAVFQKYVPSFTGYSQQDAQEFLKFFMDRLHVEINRKGRRTPSILSDTRRPPALEDPETLSDDERANQMWKRYLEREDSKIVDLFVGQLKSCLKCQACGYRSTTFEVFCDLSLPIPKKSFAGGKVSLHDCFSLFTKEEELDSENAPVCDKCRQRTRSTKKLTIQRFPRILVLHLNRFSTTRYSIKKCSVFVDFPLQQLNLREFASEKAGSPVYSLYALCNHSGSVHYGHYTAFCRDPAGWRVYNDSRVSPISENQVPSSEGYVLFYELEEPPGRRA; encoded by the exons ATGCCCCAGGCCTCGGAGCACCGCCTGGGCCGCGCCAGGGACCCCGGCGCCGTGGTGACCGCGCAGCCCCGCGCGGGCTCCCGCCTGCCCAGCGGGCACCGGGCGCTGAGCCAGGAGCGCCATGCGGCCCCCAACGGGCTGTCCCCGGCCCCCAAACTGCGCCTGCTgcccccccggcccccgccgccccccgacGACCCCCGCCCCAagaagctggagctggagcggggccgggcggccaAACGGGGGGACGCCGCTCCccgcgggccgggcgggcgccGGGGGCCGCTCAAGGCCGATCACGGCGTGAGGGTGCCCGGGGGAGCCCCGCAGGTGCCCGGCAGCGCCTCCTTCTCGCTGCCCAGCGCGGCCGAGCGCCGCCGGAGCAACCTGGCCCGCTCCAAATCCATCAGCATCGGCGACCTGAGCCAGGGAGGCGGCGGCGGTGTCGCCGGTGTGCCCAGCCGCGCCGAGGACGTGGCGGTGGCGCTGAGCCGGCTGGTGCTCAGGGACTGCGGGCACCCGCTGGGCGCGGGCGCGCTGGCGCTGCGGAGGAGCTCGTCGCTGCGCAGGGTCGCCGTGGCCGCCGGGCCCGACGGCAAGGGCACGCCGCCGCTGCTGTCCGTGCGCCCCGAGGGCGGCCCCCGCGCCCGCTCCGACCCCCCCTTCGGCCCCGGCAGCCCCGCGCCTGGCCGGACCGAGGACAAGGCGGCTGCC ACCCACCACGCGCTGCTGCTGGGCTCGGGCCACGTCGGCCTCAGGAATCTGGGCAACACG TGCTTCATGAACGCGGTGCTGCAGTGCCTGAGCAGCACCAAACCGCTGCGGGACTACTGCCTGCGCCGCGacttccagcaggagcagccccccgGCCCCCGCGCCCCCCAGGAGCTCACCGAAG ccTTCGCCGATGTCATCGCCGCCCTGTGGCACCCCGACTCCTCCGAGGCCGTCAACCCCGGGCGCTTCAAGGCCGTGTTCCAAAAATACGTGCCCTCCTTCACGGGTTACAG CCAGCAGGACGCGCAGGAATTCCTCAAGTTCTTCATGGACCGGCTGCACGTGGAGATCAACAGGAAGGGCCGGCGCACCCCCAGCATCCTGTCGGACACACGGAGACCCCCGGCCCTGGAGGACCCCGAAACGCTCAG CGACGACGAGCGCGCCAACCAGATGTGGAAGCGCTACCTGGAGAGGGAGGACAGCAAGATCGTGG ATCTCTTTGtggggcagctgaagagctgccTCAAGTGCCAGGCCTGCGGCTACCGCTCCACCACCTTCGAGGTGTTCTGCGACCTCTCGCTGCCCATCCCAAAG AAAAGCTTTGCCGGGGGCAAGGTCTCGCTGCACGACTGCTTCAGCCTCTTCAccaaggaggaggagctggactCGGAGAACGCCCCG GTGTGTGACAAGTGCCGGCAGCGCACGCGCAGCACCAAGAAGCTGACGATCCAGCGCTTCCCACGCATCCTGGTGCTCC ACCTGAACCGGTTCTCCACCACGCGCTACTCCATCAAGAAATGCTCGGTCTTCGTGGACttccccctgcagcagctcaacCTGCGGGAGTTCGCCAGCGAGAAGGCGG GCAGCCCTGTCTACAGCCTGTACGCGCTGTGCAACCACTCGGGCAGCGTGCACTACGGGCACTACACGGCCTTCTGCCGCGACCCGGCCGGCTGGCGCGTCTACAACGACTCCCG CGTCTCGCCCATCAGCGAGAACCAGGTGCCGTCCAGCGAGGGCTACGTGCTGTTCTACGAGCTGGAGGAGCCGCCCGGCCGCAGGGCCTGA